The Verrucomicrobiota bacterium genomic interval GGCTGGTTGCAAAATGTGGGGAACGATTCCAAACAGGCATTCACGGAAGTTGTGAAGCGTATAGTCCGCTCCCCGCCGCATCATGAAACTGGTGAAGTTCGGCCCGTAATAGGTCGTCACGCCCGCACGGGCGCAAATGGCATTGCACAGGTACGCAATGTCCGAGTAACCACAAAGAATCTTCGGGTGCGCGGCGATAAGGTCGTAGTCAAGGCCATCCAGCAATTGAATGGCTCCCACGCCGCCGGAAACTGCGAGGATCGCCTTTACCGCTGGATTGGTCATGGCTTCATGAACATCCTCCAACCGATGTTGTGGAGTCGCAGTCAGATGCTCGTTACACTCCCTGACCCAGCGCCCGAAACTGACAGTCAACCCCAAGGCTTCCAACCTGCTAGCAGCAAATTCCACATCACGCTCCGTGAACCCACCCGGCTGCATCACACCCCCCAGCGAACGTGAAAGCGCCAGTACCCGAATCTCATCGCCCGCAATTAACTTTGGTGGAACATGCATGACCGGCTATACCACGGTGGTCTTGGGAATGCAACCATGGCGAAAAACGAATGGCCATTTT includes:
- a CDS encoding S66 peptidase family protein, with amino-acid sequence MHVPPKLIAGDEIRVLALSRSLGGVMQPGGFTERDVEFAASRLEALGLTVSFGRWVRECNEHLTATPQHRLEDVHEAMTNPAVKAILAVSGGVGAIQLLDGLDYDLIAAHPKILCGYSDIAYLCNAICARAGVTTYYGPNFTSFMMRRGADYTLHNFRECLFGIVPHILQPADTWSDDAWHKDQENRTFHAHDGFWPIQDGEAEGTILGGSYWCLNMLQGTNYFPSLRDTILFVEHPAEGKATLMGLDSGLRALSFQPEFSGVRAIVLGRYARNGGVTRENLTALVRQIPALKHLPIIANCDFGHTTPSVTLPIGGRCQLQAAANHVFIRI